The Akkermansia muciniphila genome contains a region encoding:
- a CDS encoding PEP-CTERM sorting domain-containing protein: MISFGESSNTYSAPWNLASGAVSGTSRGTSSLTATDNTNSLIKVTYTAGGLLGVSQATNAPLSFTGVTTTIGSGGLNMWKQAYGYDLDSSKTARGWNENLVLGVGGLVTPGQINVTGFQANNSYTMSSVFTVSGLANVATWGTNSPVTLTGNGLTVKNIYLAGTNGQVVDLLHIGGGSLATLLSGGTFMLTWQFETSAGFNPNSDVSMQFADSLLSLGGNYGVSAVAVRDGMPALTVPEPATASLSLLGLAALLMRRRRSR; this comes from the coding sequence ATGATTTCGTTCGGAGAAAGTTCCAACACTTACTCCGCTCCGTGGAACCTGGCCAGCGGCGCCGTATCCGGTACCAGCCGCGGCACTTCCTCCCTGACGGCAACAGACAATACGAATTCCCTGATCAAGGTAACCTACACGGCTGGCGGTTTGCTCGGCGTATCCCAGGCGACCAACGCCCCCCTGTCCTTCACGGGCGTGACCACCACGATCGGAAGCGGGGGCCTGAACATGTGGAAGCAGGCCTATGGCTATGACCTGGATTCCTCCAAGACCGCCCGCGGCTGGAATGAAAACCTCGTCCTCGGCGTAGGCGGCCTGGTCACTCCCGGTCAGATCAACGTTACCGGATTCCAGGCCAATAATTCCTACACGATGTCTTCCGTATTTACCGTAAGCGGTCTGGCCAACGTAGCCACCTGGGGGACGAACAGTCCCGTGACTCTGACCGGAAACGGACTCACCGTCAAGAATATCTACCTGGCCGGCACCAACGGACAGGTGGTTGACCTGCTCCACATTGGCGGCGGCAGCCTCGCTACCCTGCTTTCCGGGGGAACGTTCATGCTGACGTGGCAGTTTGAAACCTCCGCCGGTTTCAATCCCAATTCCGACGTGTCCATGCAATTCGCCGACAGCCTGCTCAGTCTGGGCGGCAACTACGGCGTGTCCGCTGTGGCGGTGAGGGACGGAATGCCCGCCCTGACGGTTCCGGAACCGGCCACGGCCTCCCTGAGCCTGCTGGGACTGGCCGCCCTGCTGATGCGCCGCCGCCGCTCCCGCTGA
- a CDS encoding UvrD-helicase domain-containing protein — MDSLNTAQRKAVQTLQGPVLILAGAGTGKTRTVTCRIAHMVDRGISPKSILAVTFTNKAALEMRERVGQMVERKAARQIMVSTFHSLCVRILREDIGRLGYKTNFTIYSGSEQSGLIRRLIVRHGGITEKIGPKDVLSAMSRMKNSGLGLDSIEDNLTANIAASYQRELQAQNSVDFDDLLILADKLLKEHPDVREAWQQRFRYITVDEFQDTNSLQMSLLGHLVGPAHNVCVVGDDDQSIYGWRGAQISNILEFERFFPNPTVIKLEENYRCTAPILDAANALIRHNLGRRDKTLRAHKGGGEAVRLISMPGDAEEAEFIITDIENVRRQEERPWEDFAILFRANTQSRIIEQTLREHKIPYRMVGAQSFFDRKEVKDLISYLATIENPQADEYLLRILNTPPRGISELTSHLAIDWSREHGNSVWAALQDEEFLATLSTRARNSVQEFNELIARYIDIFQDKETDFGDAMEQLIEETGFSDYVTRLCKTEAEIQKRLVSIGDVKASLRNFWQPGKTLRDYLAQVTLDKEDNDDDVENKPGVCLITMHAAKGLEFPVVYLVGLEEGILPHKRSLEDGNCDEERRLLYVGITRAQEKLMLTYCSTRLRYGDRMPCQRSSFLSEIPPHLMEYAKWDDLMNAEATEEESGNFFDSLRSMLLEDD; from the coding sequence ATGGATAGCCTGAACACGGCCCAGAGGAAGGCCGTGCAGACCCTTCAGGGGCCTGTGCTCATTCTGGCCGGGGCCGGAACGGGCAAGACGCGCACCGTCACCTGCCGCATCGCTCACATGGTGGACCGCGGCATCAGCCCCAAAAGCATCCTGGCCGTCACGTTCACGAACAAGGCCGCCCTGGAAATGCGGGAGCGCGTGGGCCAGATGGTGGAGCGGAAGGCGGCGCGCCAGATCATGGTGAGCACTTTCCATTCCCTCTGCGTGCGCATCCTGCGGGAGGACATCGGGCGCCTGGGGTACAAGACCAATTTCACCATTTACAGCGGTTCCGAGCAGAGCGGCCTGATCCGGCGCCTGATCGTCCGCCACGGGGGCATTACGGAAAAGATCGGCCCCAAGGACGTCCTTTCCGCCATGAGCCGGATGAAGAACAGCGGCCTGGGCCTGGACTCCATTGAAGACAACCTGACGGCGAACATCGCCGCCTCCTACCAGCGGGAGCTCCAGGCACAGAACTCCGTGGATTTTGACGACCTGCTGATCCTGGCGGACAAGCTGCTGAAGGAACATCCGGACGTAAGGGAAGCCTGGCAGCAGCGCTTCCGCTATATTACGGTAGATGAGTTCCAGGATACCAACAGCCTCCAGATGAGCCTGCTGGGCCATCTGGTGGGCCCGGCGCACAATGTCTGCGTGGTGGGGGACGACGACCAGTCCATTTACGGCTGGCGCGGCGCCCAGATCAGCAATATCCTGGAGTTCGAACGCTTTTTCCCAAATCCCACTGTCATCAAGCTGGAGGAGAATTACCGCTGCACCGCCCCCATCCTGGACGCGGCCAACGCGCTGATCCGCCACAACCTGGGCCGCAGGGACAAGACGCTGCGCGCCCACAAGGGAGGCGGTGAAGCCGTGCGCCTGATTTCCATGCCCGGAGACGCGGAGGAGGCGGAGTTCATCATCACGGACATTGAAAACGTCCGCAGGCAGGAGGAGCGCCCCTGGGAGGACTTCGCCATCCTGTTCCGGGCCAACACCCAGAGCCGCATCATTGAACAGACGCTCCGGGAGCACAAAATCCCCTACCGCATGGTGGGCGCGCAGAGCTTCTTTGACCGCAAGGAGGTGAAGGACCTCATTTCCTACCTGGCGACGATTGAGAACCCGCAGGCGGACGAATACCTGCTGCGCATCCTGAATACGCCTCCGCGCGGCATCAGCGAGCTGACCAGCCACCTGGCCATTGACTGGAGCCGGGAACATGGCAACAGCGTCTGGGCCGCCCTGCAGGACGAGGAATTCCTGGCGACCCTTTCCACCCGCGCCCGCAACAGCGTGCAGGAGTTCAATGAGCTGATCGCCAGGTACATCGACATCTTCCAGGACAAGGAGACGGACTTCGGAGACGCCATGGAGCAGCTCATTGAGGAAACCGGGTTCAGCGATTATGTAACGCGCCTGTGCAAGACAGAAGCTGAAATCCAGAAGCGCCTCGTCTCCATCGGGGACGTGAAGGCCTCCCTCCGCAACTTCTGGCAGCCCGGAAAAACCCTCCGGGACTACCTGGCCCAGGTCACCCTGGACAAGGAAGATAATGACGACGACGTGGAGAACAAGCCCGGCGTGTGCCTGATCACCATGCACGCCGCCAAGGGGTTGGAATTCCCTGTCGTTTACCTGGTGGGGCTGGAAGAAGGCATCCTCCCCCACAAGCGTTCCCTAGAAGACGGCAACTGTGACGAGGAACGCCGCCTGCTTTACGTGGGCATCACCCGCGCGCAGGAAAAGCTCATGCTGACCTATTGTTCCACGCGCCTGCGCTACGGGGACCGCATGCCCTGCCAGCGCTCCTCCTTCCTGAGCGAGATTCCGCCCCACCTGATGGAGTATGCCAAATGGGACGACCTGATGAACGCGGAAGCCACGGAGGAGGAGTCCGGAAACTTCTTTGACTCCCTCCGCAGCATGCTGCTGGAAGACGACTAA